One window of Xanthomonas sp. 10-10 genomic DNA carries:
- the betA gene encoding choline dehydrogenase, producing MQREYDYIIIGAGSAGNVLAARLTEDPGVTVLLLEAGGPDYRLDFRTQMPAALAFPLQGRRYNWAYETEPEPHMDNRRMECGRGKGLGGSSLINGMCYIRGNALDFDHWAKRPGLEDWSYRDVLPYFRKAETRDIGANDYHGGEGPVSVATPKNDNNVLFHAMVDAGVQAGYPRTDDLNGYQQEGFGPMDRTVTPRGRRASTARGYLDMAKPRDGLHIVTHATTDRILFAGKRAIGVHYLVGNSSEGIDAHARREVLVCAGAIASPQLLQRSGVGAPDLLRALDVQLVHDLPGVGQNLQDHLEVYIQYACTKPVSLYPALQWWNQPAIGAEWLFAGTGTGASNQFEAGGFIRTRDEFDWPNIQYHFLPVAINYNGSNAVKEHGFQAHVGSMRTPSRGRVHATSRDPHQHPSILFNYQSTDQDWQEFRDAIRITREIIAQPALDAYRGREISPSADCKTDAELDAFVRARAETAYHPSCSCAMGTDDMAVVDGQGRVHGMEGLRVIDASIMPRIITGNLNATTIMIAEKIADRMRGRTPLPRSTADYYIAGHAPVRR from the coding sequence ATGCAACGCGAATACGACTACATCATCATCGGCGCCGGTTCGGCAGGCAACGTGCTGGCCGCACGTCTGACCGAAGACCCGGGCGTGACGGTGCTCCTGCTCGAAGCGGGCGGGCCGGACTACCGGCTGGACTTCCGCACCCAGATGCCGGCCGCGCTGGCGTTTCCGCTGCAGGGCCGCCGCTACAACTGGGCCTATGAAACCGAACCGGAGCCGCATATGGACAACCGGCGCATGGAGTGCGGGCGCGGCAAGGGCCTGGGTGGTTCGTCGCTGATCAACGGCATGTGCTACATCCGCGGCAACGCGCTCGATTTCGATCACTGGGCCAAACGCCCGGGGTTGGAGGACTGGAGCTACCGCGATGTGCTGCCGTACTTTCGCAAGGCCGAAACGCGCGACATCGGCGCCAACGATTACCACGGCGGCGAAGGCCCGGTCAGCGTTGCCACGCCGAAGAACGACAACAACGTGCTGTTCCATGCCATGGTCGATGCCGGCGTGCAGGCTGGCTACCCGCGCACCGACGATCTCAACGGCTACCAGCAGGAAGGTTTCGGGCCGATGGACCGCACCGTGACCCCACGCGGACGCCGCGCCAGTACCGCGCGCGGCTATCTCGACATGGCCAAGCCGCGCGATGGCCTGCATATCGTCACCCATGCAACCACGGACCGCATCCTGTTTGCCGGCAAGCGCGCGATCGGCGTGCATTACCTGGTCGGCAACAGCAGCGAAGGCATCGATGCGCACGCGCGCCGCGAAGTGCTGGTATGTGCGGGCGCCATCGCCTCACCGCAGCTGTTGCAGCGCTCCGGTGTCGGCGCGCCCGATCTGCTGCGTGCACTCGATGTCCAACTGGTCCACGACCTGCCCGGCGTCGGCCAGAACCTGCAGGATCATCTGGAGGTCTACATCCAGTACGCGTGCACCAAGCCGGTCTCGTTGTACCCCGCGCTGCAGTGGTGGAACCAGCCTGCGATTGGCGCCGAGTGGCTGTTCGCCGGCACCGGCACCGGTGCCAGCAACCAGTTCGAAGCCGGCGGTTTCATCCGCACGCGCGACGAGTTCGACTGGCCCAACATCCAGTACCACTTCCTGCCGGTGGCAATTAATTACAACGGTAGCAATGCGGTGAAGGAACACGGGTTTCAGGCGCATGTGGGCTCGATGCGCACGCCCAGCCGCGGGCGCGTGCATGCCACCTCGCGCGACCCGCACCAGCATCCGTCCATCCTCTTCAACTACCAGTCCACCGATCAGGACTGGCAGGAATTCCGCGATGCGATCCGCATCACCCGCGAGATCATCGCCCAGCCCGCACTCGATGCGTATCGCGGACGCGAGATCAGCCCGAGCGCAGACTGCAAGACCGACGCCGAGCTGGACGCCTTCGTGCGTGCGCGGGCGGAGACGGCGTATCACCCGTCGTGCTCGTGTGCGATGGGCACCGACGACATGGCCGTGGTGGATGGCCAGGGCCGCGTGCACGGCATGGAAGGCCTGCGCGTCATCGACGCCTCGATCATGCCGCGCATCATCACCGGCAACCTCAATGCCACCACCATCATGATTGCCGAGAAGATCGCCGACCGTATGCGGGGACGGACACCGTTGCCGCGCAGCACTGCCGATTACTACATCGCCGGCCATGCACCCGTGCGCCGGTAA
- a CDS encoding MarR family winged helix-turn-helix transcriptional regulator — protein MNSDIHPEAAIAPGYLANHAARVFNRSVDARLREHGLTLALIAPLLLLSWKGPMLQRDLVRHSAVKQPAMAALLDKLEAMALIAREATSNDKRAATVRLTDAGKDAAAAGRTALLHFNAVGVSGFSSEEAGLLTVLLGRLIANLESAAGE, from the coding sequence ATGAACTCGGACATCCACCCGGAAGCCGCCATCGCGCCCGGCTATCTGGCCAACCATGCCGCGCGCGTCTTCAATCGCAGTGTCGACGCCCGCCTGCGCGAACACGGGCTGACCCTTGCGCTGATTGCGCCGTTGCTGCTGCTGTCGTGGAAAGGCCCGATGCTGCAGCGGGATCTGGTGCGCCACTCCGCAGTGAAACAGCCTGCCATGGCCGCGCTGCTGGACAAGCTCGAAGCGATGGCGCTGATTGCGCGCGAGGCGACGTCCAACGACAAACGCGCCGCCACCGTGCGGTTGACTGATGCCGGCAAAGACGCAGCCGCCGCCGGGCGCACTGCGCTGCTCCACTTCAATGCAGTCGGCGTCTCGGGATTTTCCAGCGAAGAAGCCGGGCTGCTGACGGTCCTGCTTGGCCGGCTGATCGCCAACCTGGAATCCGCCGCAGGCGAATAG
- a CDS encoding FAD-dependent monooxygenase, translating into MSPRILISGASVAGTTAAWWLDAYGVEAEVVERAPAFRDGGQNVDVRGSAREVLRRMGLEARAFERSTKELGTDWVSENNRVIARFKADESDTDSGPTADLEIRRGDLARILYDATRERVPYRFGDSIREVAQDQDGVDVTFHSGRSARYDAVVVAEGVGAQTRELVFPGENVPYWMDMTIAYFSIPQLPHDSAYARQYNTVGGRGATLKPALDGKLGAYLGLQKRPEGENAWSPERQRRYMQAQFANDGWEFPRILDVMKDVDDFYFDVLRQVRMPRWSAGRVVLTGDAAWCPTSLSGIGTTLAMVGSYVLAGELAQASAPTQAFTHYERIMRPFVKEGQNVPKIVPRLLWPHSAVGLRLLRGAMRLAGTPFVRRVINNSFARDSNSIALPDYRPVQPR; encoded by the coding sequence ATGTCCCCCCGGATTCTCATCAGTGGCGCAAGCGTCGCCGGGACCACTGCAGCATGGTGGCTTGACGCCTACGGAGTCGAAGCCGAGGTCGTCGAACGCGCTCCGGCGTTTCGTGACGGCGGCCAGAACGTCGACGTGCGCGGCAGTGCCCGCGAGGTGCTGCGCCGCATGGGACTGGAAGCACGCGCATTCGAACGCAGCACCAAGGAGCTCGGCACCGATTGGGTGAGCGAAAACAATCGCGTCATTGCGCGCTTCAAGGCAGACGAGTCCGACACCGACAGCGGGCCTACCGCCGACCTGGAAATCCGTCGCGGCGACCTTGCGCGCATCCTGTACGACGCCACCCGCGAGCGCGTTCCCTATCGCTTCGGCGACAGCATTCGCGAGGTTGCCCAGGACCAGGACGGCGTGGACGTCACCTTCCACAGCGGCCGATCCGCACGCTATGACGCTGTCGTGGTCGCCGAAGGCGTTGGCGCGCAGACGCGTGAGCTGGTGTTTCCCGGAGAGAACGTGCCGTACTGGATGGACATGACCATCGCGTACTTCAGCATCCCCCAACTCCCGCACGACAGTGCGTATGCCAGGCAATACAACACGGTGGGCGGACGCGGCGCGACGTTGAAACCCGCGCTGGACGGCAAGCTGGGCGCCTATCTCGGCCTGCAGAAGCGGCCCGAGGGCGAGAACGCGTGGAGCCCGGAGCGGCAACGGCGCTACATGCAAGCGCAATTTGCCAACGACGGCTGGGAATTTCCGCGCATTCTCGACGTAATGAAGGATGTCGACGATTTCTACTTCGACGTGCTACGGCAGGTGCGCATGCCGCGATGGTCCGCCGGCCGGGTGGTGTTGACCGGCGATGCCGCATGGTGCCCCACATCGCTGTCGGGTATCGGCACGACGCTGGCGATGGTCGGCAGCTATGTACTGGCGGGCGAACTTGCGCAGGCCAGCGCGCCGACGCAGGCGTTTACGCACTACGAACGGATCATGCGCCCGTTCGTCAAAGAGGGGCAGAACGTCCCCAAGATCGTCCCGCGCCTGCTCTGGCCGCACTCCGCTGTCGGGCTGAGGCTGCTGCGCGGCGCGATGCGCCTGGCAGGCACCCCGTTTGTCCGACGCGTGATCAACAACAGCTTCGCGCGCGATTCCAACAGCATCGCCTTGCCAGACTATCGGCCGGTGCAGCCGCGCTGA